A single Cannabis sativa cultivar Pink pepper isolate KNU-18-1 chromosome 7, ASM2916894v1, whole genome shotgun sequence DNA region contains:
- the LOC115697281 gene encoding malate dehydrogenase 1, mitochondrial, whose translation MRSSMLRSVRTALTSTSSFTRGQVLRRGFSSESVPERKVVVLGAAGGIGQPLSLLMKLNPLVSSLSLYDIAATPGVAADVSHINTRSEVKGYVGEENLGEALKDADVVIIPAGVPRKPGMTRDDLFNINAGIVKSLCAAIAKYCPHAVVNMISNPVNSTVPIAAEVFKKAGTYDEKKLFGVTTLDVVRARTFYAGKANVPVAGVNVPVVGGHAGVTILPLFSQATPQANLPHDQIVALTKRTQDGGTEVVEAKAGKGSATLSMAYAGALFADACLKGLNGVPDVVECSFVQSSVTDLPFFASKVRLGKNGVEEVLGLGALSDYEKEGLEILKPELKSSIEKGIKFANQS comes from the exons ATGAGGTCATCCATGTTGAGATCCGTCCGTACAGCCCTAACTTCAACCTCCTCCTTCACCAGAGGCCAAGTCCTCCGCCGCGGTTTCTCCTCCGAATCCGTACCTGAGCGTAAAGTCGTCGTTCTCGGTGCCGCCGGAGGTATAGgtcaacctctctctctcctcaTGAAGCTTAATCCTCTCGTCTCGAGCTTATCTCTCTACGATATCGCCGCTACTCCTGGTGTCGCCGCTGATGTCAGCCATATCAACACCAGATCTGAG GTTAAGGGATATGTCGGTGAGGAGAATCTCGGTGAAGCTTTGAAAGATGCTGATGTTGTGATAATCCCAGCTGGAGTACCAAGAAAGCCTGGTATGACTCGTGATGATCTGTTTAACATTAACGCTGGGATTGTGAAATCGCTTTGTGCTGCGATTGCTAAGTACTGTCCTCAT GCTGTTGTTAACATGATTAGTAACCCTGTTAACTCGACTGTGCCAATTGCGGCTGAGGTTTTTAAGAAAGCTGGAACTTATGATGAGAAGAAGTTGTTTGGTGTTACAACTCTTGATGTGGTTCGTGCTAGGACTTTCTATGCTGGGAAAGCTAATGTTCCAGTTGCTG GGGTTAATGTACCTGTTGTTGGTGGTCATGCCGGTGTAACCATTCTCCCATTGTTCTCTCAA GCCACTCCACAAGCTAATTTGCCACACGATCAAATTGTGGCTCTTACAAAGAGAACACAGGATGGAGGAACAGAAGTTGTTGAGGCCAAGGCTGGAAAGGGATCTGCAACATTGTCAATGGC CTATGCGGGAGCACTTTTCGCTGATGCCTGTCTTAAGGGTCTTAATGGGGTTCCAGATGTTGTGGAATGTTCCTTTGTGCAATCAAGTGTCACCGACCTTCCATTCTTTGCTTCAAAG GTTCGTCTAGGAAAGAACGGTGTGGAGGAGGTTTTGGGTCTGGGTGCTCTCTCAGACTACGAGAAAgaaggattagaaatcttgaagCCGGAGCTCAAATCTTCGATCGAGAAGGGTATCAAGTTTGCCAACCAGAGTTAA